A stretch of Mesorhizobium sp. M2A.F.Ca.ET.046.03.2.1 DNA encodes these proteins:
- a CDS encoding VOC family protein, with the protein MQKITTCLWFDGQAEEAMNHYISIFRNSKVLSVLRWPEGHPDEGKVLMTTFELDGVPFQALNGGPYFKFNEAMSQSIDCKTQEEVDYFWEKLTEGGEPGQCSWLKDKFGVSWQVVPEQLPKLLLDPDRAKAGRVMSAMMQMGKIDIAKIEEAAKG; encoded by the coding sequence ATGCAAAAGATCACCACCTGCCTGTGGTTCGACGGCCAGGCCGAGGAGGCGATGAACCACTACATATCCATCTTCAGGAACTCGAAAGTGCTGAGCGTTTTGCGCTGGCCCGAGGGTCACCCCGATGAGGGCAAGGTACTGATGACCACGTTCGAGCTCGATGGCGTGCCGTTCCAGGCGCTCAATGGCGGTCCCTACTTCAAGTTCAACGAGGCAATGTCGCAGTCGATCGACTGCAAGACGCAGGAAGAGGTCGACTATTTCTGGGAGAAGCTCACCGAGGGCGGCGAGCCCGGCCAGTGCAGCTGGCTGAAAGACAAATTCGGCGTCTCCTGGCAGGTCGTGCCGGAGCAGTTGCCGAAACTGCTTCTGGATCCGGACAGAGCGAAGGCCGGGCGCGTGATGTCGGCGATGATGCAGATGGGCAAGATCGATATCGCCAAGATCGAGGAAGCGGCGAAGGGGTGA
- a CDS encoding peptide chain release factor 3, producing MAEDIEQAVSRRRTFAIIAHPDAGKTTLTEKLLLFGGAIQLAGEVKAKKDRIQTRSDWMKIERERGISVVTSVMTFEYDDNVFNLLDTPGHEDFADDTYRTLSAVDSAVMVIDAAKGIEPRTLKLFEVCRLRDIPIITFVNKMDRESRDPFEILDEIEQKLALDTAPVTWPIGRGKTFSGTYHLAQNAVRRSDDEKERTPVNGPDSNRVAGLLPENERNDFIEELELAREACRPLDIDAFREGHLTPVYFGSALRNYGVRDLIEALGAYGPPPRAQEADERTVEATEDKMTSFVFKIQANMDPNHRDRIAFVRVCSGKLERGMKAKLVRTGKPMSLSAPQFFFARTRVTADEAFAGDVVGIPNHGTLRIGDTLTEGEEILFRGVPNFAPEILRRVRLGDAMKAKKLKEALHQMAEEGVVQLFSPEDGSPAIVGVVGALQLDVLKERLNIEYTLPVDFEMSRFSVCRWIAADDKAEVQRFIESHRGDIARDLDNDPVFLAQHAFSLNYEAERWKAIRFTAVKDYQVRDKAA from the coding sequence TTGGCAGAAGACATCGAACAGGCGGTATCGCGCCGCCGCACTTTCGCGATCATCGCCCACCCTGACGCCGGCAAGACCACGCTCACCGAAAAGCTGCTGCTGTTCGGCGGCGCCATCCAGCTTGCCGGCGAGGTCAAGGCCAAGAAGGACCGCATCCAGACGCGGTCCGACTGGATGAAGATCGAGCGCGAGCGCGGCATCTCGGTCGTCACCTCGGTGATGACCTTCGAATATGACGACAACGTCTTCAACCTGCTCGACACGCCCGGCCACGAGGATTTCGCCGACGACACCTACCGCACGCTGTCTGCGGTCGACTCCGCCGTCATGGTCATCGACGCCGCCAAGGGCATCGAGCCGCGCACGCTGAAACTGTTCGAGGTTTGCCGGCTGCGCGACATCCCGATCATCACCTTCGTCAACAAGATGGACCGCGAGAGCCGCGATCCGTTCGAGATTTTGGATGAGATCGAGCAGAAGCTGGCGCTCGACACCGCGCCCGTCACCTGGCCGATCGGCCGCGGCAAGACCTTCTCGGGCACCTATCATCTGGCGCAGAACGCGGTGCGCAGGAGCGACGACGAGAAGGAACGCACGCCCGTCAACGGTCCGGATTCCAACCGCGTCGCCGGGCTTTTGCCGGAGAACGAGCGCAACGACTTCATCGAGGAACTGGAGTTGGCGCGCGAGGCCTGCCGGCCGCTCGATATCGACGCTTTCCGCGAAGGTCATCTGACGCCCGTCTATTTCGGCTCGGCGCTGCGCAATTATGGCGTGCGCGACCTGATCGAGGCGCTCGGCGCCTATGGCCCGCCGCCGCGCGCTCAGGAGGCCGATGAGCGTACGGTCGAGGCGACGGAGGACAAGATGACGTCCTTCGTCTTCAAGATCCAGGCCAACATGGATCCAAACCACCGCGACCGCATCGCTTTCGTCCGCGTCTGCTCCGGCAAGCTGGAGCGCGGCATGAAGGCCAAGCTGGTGCGCACCGGCAAGCCGATGAGCCTGTCCGCGCCGCAATTCTTCTTCGCCCGCACCCGCGTCACCGCCGACGAGGCCTTTGCCGGCGACGTCGTCGGCATCCCCAACCACGGCACGCTGCGCATCGGCGATACGCTGACCGAGGGCGAGGAGATCCTGTTCCGCGGCGTGCCGAACTTCGCCCCGGAAATCCTGCGCCGCGTGCGCCTCGGCGACGCCATGAAGGCCAAGAAGCTGAAGGAAGCGCTGCACCAGATGGCCGAGGAGGGCGTGGTGCAGCTCTTCTCGCCGGAGGACGGTTCGCCGGCCATCGTCGGCGTCGTCGGCGCCCTGCAGCTTGACGTGCTGAAGGAACGGCTGAACATCGAATACACGCTGCCGGTGGATTTCGAGATGTCGCGCTTCTCGGTCTGCCGCTGGATCGCGGCCGACGACAAGGCGGAGGTGCAGCGTTTCATCGAATCGCATCGCGGCGACATCGCCCGCGACCTCGACAACGATCCGGTGTTTCTGGCCCAGCACGCCTTCTCGCTGAACTATGAGGCCGAGCGCTGGAAGGCGATCCGCTTCACCGCCGTCAAGGACTACCAGGTCCGCGATAAGGCGGCGTGA
- a CDS encoding DUF1127 domain-containing protein encodes MSILGQELITDRTVLRRLFAAAVETCHSGIVLVARIVRIRRDRARLDELPDYLLRDIGVGRSEIRSITRFGRREHGEA; translated from the coding sequence ATGTCCATCCTTGGGCAGGAATTGATCACCGACCGGACGGTTCTCAGGCGCCTCTTTGCCGCAGCCGTCGAAACCTGCCACTCCGGCATAGTGCTCGTGGCGCGCATCGTGCGCATTCGCAGGGACCGGGCCAGGCTGGACGAGCTGCCGGATTATCTGCTGCGCGACATCGGCGTCGGTCGCTCGGAGATACGATCGATCACCAGGTTCGGCCGCAGGGAGCATGGCGAGGCCTGA
- a CDS encoding DUF4242 domain-containing protein gives MQKYIIEREIPKVGTFEREQLRDASKASNAVLAELGPDIQWVESFVADDKTFCVYLAKDEAIIQRHAKMSGFPATKITQIKRLFDPTTAYAAA, from the coding sequence ATGCAGAAATACATCATCGAGCGCGAGATCCCGAAGGTCGGCACCTTCGAGCGCGAGCAGCTTCGCGATGCGTCCAAGGCCTCGAACGCAGTCCTTGCCGAGCTCGGCCCGGACATCCAGTGGGTGGAATCCTTCGTGGCGGACGACAAGACTTTCTGCGTCTACCTCGCCAAGGACGAAGCGATCATCCAGCGCCACGCCAAGATGAGCGGCTTCCCGGCGACCAAGATCACCCAGATCAAGCGCCTGTTCGATCCGACGACGGCCTACGCCGCCGCCTGA
- a CDS encoding winged helix-turn-helix domain-containing protein — MGIHCFGDFELNESSRAIRLAGNEIEVQPLVFDFLAILLRHQDRALSKDELLETLWPGVTVTEASLQRVASLARSVLRQGGMETALRNLPRFGYRICLDQAAASEKGPAPADTGSRRSSPGTQILAARAAVAARKWHEAAAAFREADAADELLTADLEEWALALECMGRPSEAIPLLTRAATEYGMAGERLRAASPAITLAMIHLERGELAAAKGWHKRAAQLIDKATESREHGLWCWMGARIKGAEAEPEHALALAEQAFEVGKNLEDPVVESLGLIYRGFFKLCLGETKAGQEDQDFAAALGLSSDVDPIVGGILYCNILWACRNFGDWARANQWSLSYEGWCRGHGLEELTGSCRLHRAEVLGVHGTLREAEALVRAALDQLTLDAPWAKGDALRVLGDIHLAAGDFVEADAAYRASHAAGWDPQPGFALLQMELGQAEAAFSALERSLVGNGWPTLQRRGMVLATLAKAAARTDRLERAKAVIAELESEPQRWPMASIRALTAEAKAELSMRENRFTEAVRELQTACSRWAEIGSPTNCADARLSLAALLIQLGDRTGAELELGTALAVAKKVDSSRLMRRCEELASLLAGGQKAIADSA, encoded by the coding sequence ATGGGAATTCATTGCTTCGGCGACTTCGAGCTTAACGAGAGCTCCCGCGCCATTCGTCTCGCCGGAAACGAGATCGAGGTGCAGCCCCTCGTCTTCGATTTCCTCGCCATCCTGCTGCGCCACCAGGACCGCGCCTTGAGCAAGGACGAGTTGCTTGAAACGCTCTGGCCGGGCGTGACGGTGACCGAGGCTTCGCTGCAGCGTGTCGCGAGCCTAGCCCGAAGCGTTCTGCGCCAAGGCGGCATGGAGACGGCGCTGCGCAACCTGCCCCGCTTCGGCTACCGTATTTGCCTCGACCAGGCAGCCGCTTCGGAAAAGGGGCCGGCGCCGGCCGATACGGGCAGCAGGCGTTCCAGCCCAGGTACGCAAATCCTGGCCGCACGCGCGGCCGTCGCGGCGCGAAAATGGCACGAGGCCGCGGCCGCTTTCAGGGAAGCAGATGCCGCCGACGAGTTGCTGACGGCCGACCTCGAAGAATGGGCGCTGGCGCTGGAATGCATGGGGCGGCCCTCAGAAGCGATCCCGCTCCTGACGCGCGCGGCAACGGAATACGGCATGGCCGGCGAACGCCTGCGGGCGGCTTCCCCGGCAATCACCCTTGCCATGATCCATCTCGAGAGAGGAGAGCTTGCTGCGGCCAAGGGCTGGCACAAGCGTGCCGCGCAGCTGATCGACAAAGCAACCGAGAGCAGGGAACATGGCCTCTGGTGCTGGATGGGCGCGCGCATCAAGGGCGCGGAGGCCGAGCCGGAGCATGCGCTCGCTCTTGCCGAGCAAGCTTTCGAGGTCGGCAAAAATCTCGAAGACCCAGTCGTGGAATCGCTCGGCCTTATCTATCGCGGCTTTTTCAAGCTTTGCCTTGGGGAAACAAAAGCCGGTCAGGAGGACCAGGATTTTGCCGCCGCGCTCGGCCTCTCCAGCGATGTCGACCCGATCGTCGGCGGCATCCTCTACTGCAACATCCTTTGGGCCTGCCGCAATTTCGGCGACTGGGCGCGAGCCAACCAATGGAGCCTCAGCTACGAGGGCTGGTGCAGAGGGCATGGGCTGGAGGAACTTACGGGCTCGTGTCGGCTGCATCGGGCCGAGGTGCTCGGCGTCCATGGCACGCTGAGGGAGGCTGAGGCTCTGGTGCGCGCGGCGCTCGATCAGCTTACGCTCGATGCGCCCTGGGCGAAAGGCGATGCCTTACGTGTGCTGGGCGACATTCATCTCGCCGCAGGCGATTTCGTCGAGGCGGATGCAGCCTATCGCGCGTCCCATGCCGCTGGCTGGGATCCGCAGCCAGGCTTTGCGCTGCTGCAGATGGAGCTCGGCCAGGCGGAAGCCGCATTCAGCGCCCTTGAGCGGTCGCTTGTCGGGAACGGCTGGCCGACGCTGCAGCGTCGGGGCATGGTTCTCGCCACGCTTGCCAAGGCAGCGGCGCGGACCGATCGGCTGGAGCGCGCGAAAGCGGTGATCGCCGAACTGGAAAGCGAACCGCAGCGCTGGCCGATGGCCTCGATCCGGGCATTGACCGCCGAGGCCAAGGCGGAACTGTCGATGCGGGAAAATCGCTTCACCGAAGCGGTGCGGGAGCTGCAGACCGCATGCTCGCGCTGGGCCGAGATCGGTTCGCCGACCAATTGCGCGGACGCCAGGCTTTCGCTCGCGGCGCTTCTCATCCAACTCGGCGATCGTACTGGCGCGGAGTTGGAGCTCGGCACGGCGCTGGCGGTCGCGAAGAAGGTCGATTCGTCACGTCTCATGCGGCGCTGTGAAGAGCTGGCGAGCCTGCTCGCCGGGGGCCAGAAGGCAATAGCGGACAGCGCGTAG
- a CDS encoding FAD-binding oxidoreductase, giving the protein MSSPKQVIVIGAGIIGASIAWHLTKAGARVTVVSESGAGGVATPNSFAWINASWGNPEIYFQLRIRAMAEWKRMASDLPRLPLVWCGGLCFDLPPDRLEAYAAEHSSWGYGIERVDARRAGQIEPNLAELPDFALRVAEEGVAEPVATTKALLADAERRGARIAAGTVDRLALVNGNVTGVVVSGEIIGADDVVIAAGAGAPAIAATAGIELPIETPPGLIVHSRPYDKLLNGLVLADRLHMRQTAEGRIIAGSDFGGGDPGEHPDTAARELFAAMKAMLRGADGLELDFHTVGYRPTPVDGFPIVGRAEGAGGLYVAVTHSGITLAPVLGLFAAREILEGERDVLLTPYGLERFAR; this is encoded by the coding sequence ATGAGCAGTCCAAAGCAAGTCATCGTGATCGGCGCCGGAATCATCGGCGCTTCTATCGCCTGGCACCTGACGAAAGCCGGCGCGCGGGTGACGGTGGTTTCCGAGAGTGGCGCTGGCGGTGTCGCGACCCCCAATTCCTTTGCCTGGATCAATGCAAGCTGGGGCAATCCCGAGATCTATTTCCAGCTGCGCATCCGCGCCATGGCCGAATGGAAGCGTATGGCGAGCGATTTGCCCAGGTTGCCGCTCGTCTGGTGCGGCGGCCTTTGCTTCGACCTGCCGCCGGACAGGCTCGAAGCCTATGCGGCCGAACACTCGTCATGGGGTTATGGCATCGAGCGCGTCGACGCTAGGCGGGCGGGGCAAATCGAGCCCAACCTCGCCGAGCTTCCCGATTTTGCCCTTCGCGTTGCCGAGGAGGGCGTGGCCGAGCCTGTGGCGACCACGAAGGCGCTGCTGGCCGATGCCGAACGGCGAGGCGCGCGGATCGCCGCAGGAACCGTCGACAGGCTGGCGCTGGTCAACGGGAACGTCACGGGCGTCGTCGTTTCGGGCGAAATCATCGGGGCGGACGACGTGGTGATCGCCGCCGGCGCCGGGGCTCCGGCGATCGCGGCAACGGCCGGTATCGAGCTGCCGATCGAGACCCCACCCGGCCTGATCGTGCATTCGCGCCCTTACGACAAGCTGCTCAATGGGCTGGTGCTGGCCGACAGGCTGCATATGCGCCAGACGGCCGAGGGCCGCATCATCGCCGGCTCCGATTTCGGCGGCGGCGATCCGGGCGAGCATCCGGACACAGCCGCGCGCGAGCTATTTGCGGCAATGAAAGCGATGCTGCGCGGCGCGGACGGGCTGGAGCTCGATTTCCACACCGTCGGCTACCGGCCGACCCCGGTCGACGGCTTTCCGATCGTCGGCCGCGCGGAAGGCGCCGGCGGCCTCTATGTCGCCGTCACGCATTCGGGCATCACGCTGGCGCCAGTCCTGGGATTGTTTGCCGCCCGCGAGATCCTGGAGGGCGAGCGCGATGTGCTGCTGACGCCTTATGGGCTGGAGCGCTTCGCCCGGTAG
- a CDS encoding class II glutamine amidotransferase, with translation MCRWAACLGNAIFLEDVIAAPSHSLVIQSRQAREAKSPTNADGFGVAWYGDRPEPGLYRDILPAWSDPNLKSLGRQIKSGLFLAHVRASTGGATSRMNCHPFVSGRWSFIHNGQIGGFEKIRRALENSLADDLFDELEGSTDSELFFRLMVGDRLADDPYGAVSRAAGRVLEVSRRAGIEPSLKLTAAFSDGQALHAVRYATDDQAPTLYTGAFAKGVGRCIVSEPFDRDGRIWHEIPQSSFVTMTRGGTSIRPFAPAVARLAMAG, from the coding sequence ATGTGCAGGTGGGCAGCCTGTCTCGGCAACGCGATCTTCCTGGAGGACGTCATTGCGGCGCCCTCCCATTCGCTGGTCATTCAGAGCCGGCAGGCGCGGGAGGCGAAATCCCCGACCAATGCTGACGGCTTCGGAGTGGCTTGGTACGGCGATCGGCCAGAACCCGGCCTCTACCGCGACATTCTGCCGGCCTGGTCCGACCCCAATCTCAAAAGCCTTGGCCGCCAGATCAAGTCCGGCCTGTTCCTCGCCCATGTGCGCGCCTCGACCGGCGGCGCCACCAGCCGCATGAACTGCCATCCCTTCGTCTCGGGCCGCTGGTCGTTCATCCATAACGGCCAGATCGGCGGCTTCGAGAAGATCCGGCGCGCGCTCGAGAACTCGCTCGCCGACGACTTGTTCGATGAACTCGAGGGGAGCACCGATTCCGAATTGTTCTTTCGGCTGATGGTCGGCGATCGGCTCGCCGACGATCCGTATGGCGCGGTATCGCGGGCCGCCGGCCGCGTGCTCGAGGTTTCGCGCCGCGCCGGGATCGAACCGTCACTGAAGCTGACCGCCGCCTTCAGCGACGGCCAGGCACTTCACGCGGTGCGTTATGCCACCGACGACCAGGCGCCGACGCTCTACACCGGCGCTTTCGCCAAGGGGGTAGGTCGCTGCATCGTCTCCGAGCCGTTCGATCGCGACGGCCGCATCTGGCACGAGATACCGCAGTCGAGCTTCGTTACCATGACCCGCGGCGGCACCAGCATCAGGCCTTTCGCGCCGGCCGTCGCGCGTTTGGCGATGGCGGGTTAA
- a CDS encoding class II glutamine amidotransferase: protein MCRWAAYLGEAVFLEDIITAPCHSLIAQSHCAQEAKSPTNGDGFGLAWYGDRPEPGLYRDILPAWSDPNLKSLCRQIKSGLFLAHVRASTGGATSRMNCHPFISGRWSFMHNGQIGGFEKIRRALENSLSDEVFDQREGTTDSELFFLLMIDQGLAADPQGAVSRATGRVVEASRRAGIEPALKLTAAFSDGETLYAVRYATDNHAPTLYTGAFARRAGHCIVSEPFDRDGGDWHAIPPSSFVAMTRDGTSIRPFAPAPARLALVG from the coding sequence ATGTGCCGGTGGGCGGCCTATCTGGGTGAAGCGGTCTTCCTCGAAGACATCATCACCGCGCCCTGTCATTCGCTGATCGCCCAGAGCCATTGCGCCCAGGAAGCCAAGTCGCCGACCAATGGCGACGGTTTTGGTCTCGCCTGGTATGGCGACCGGCCCGAGCCCGGGCTCTACCGCGACATCCTGCCGGCCTGGTCCGACCCCAATCTGAAGAGCCTTTGCCGGCAGATCAAATCCGGCCTGTTCCTCGCCCATGTCCGTGCTTCGACCGGCGGCGCCACCAGCCGCATGAACTGCCACCCGTTCATCTCCGGCCGCTGGTCGTTCATGCATAACGGCCAGATCGGCGGCTTCGAAAAGATCCGTCGCGCGCTGGAGAATTCGCTCTCCGACGAGGTCTTCGACCAGCGCGAGGGCACGACCGATTCCGAGCTCTTCTTTCTCCTGATGATCGACCAGGGGCTGGCGGCGGACCCGCAAGGCGCCGTGTCGCGGGCAACCGGTCGCGTCGTCGAAGCCTCGCGCCGTGCCGGCATCGAGCCGGCCCTAAAGCTGACGGCCGCCTTTTCCGATGGTGAAACGCTCTACGCCGTTCGCTATGCCACCGACAACCATGCGCCGACGCTCTATACCGGCGCCTTCGCCAGGCGCGCCGGCCATTGCATCGTCTCCGAACCCTTCGACCGCGACGGCGGCGACTGGCACGCGATCCCGCCCTCGAGCTTCGTCGCCATGACGAGGGACGGCACCAGCATCCGGCCGTTCGCGCCCGCACCGGCCAGGCTGGCATTGGTCGGCTGA
- a CDS encoding DUF6356 family protein — MTTRLTALFTSHPAKVGESYFGHMAFAAWFCSRLSMAACAALVHAFLPFLFETTASRIVRELYERTHNRGSHAVKEPQALMDRA; from the coding sequence ATGACGACCAGGCTTACGGCACTCTTCACCTCGCACCCGGCCAAGGTCGGCGAGAGCTATTTCGGCCACATGGCCTTTGCCGCCTGGTTCTGCTCGCGCCTGTCGATGGCCGCGTGCGCCGCGCTCGTTCACGCTTTCTTGCCATTTCTGTTCGAAACTACTGCGAGCCGAATCGTTCGCGAGCTCTATGAGCGCACGCACAACAGAGGTTCGCACGCGGTCAAGGAGCCCCAGGCTCTGATGGATCGCGCCTAG
- a CDS encoding Lrp/AsnC family transcriptional regulator: MSMELDAIDRRLLAELQRDGTLSVDQLSERVALSRNACWRRVKRLEEDGIITGRVALVDAEKLGLGLPVFILIRTSNHDPDWLQKFRAAVTGFPEITGVYRMSGDLDYVLRARVADVKAYDRLYQRLIAKVALSDVSASFVMEEIKETTVVPVELR, encoded by the coding sequence ATGTCGATGGAACTTGATGCAATCGATCGAAGATTGCTGGCTGAACTGCAGCGCGACGGCACGCTTTCCGTCGACCAGTTGTCGGAGCGCGTGGCGCTGTCGCGCAACGCCTGCTGGCGGCGCGTCAAACGGCTCGAGGAGGACGGCATCATCACCGGCCGGGTCGCGCTGGTCGATGCCGAGAAGCTGGGCCTCGGCCTCCCCGTCTTCATCCTGATCCGCACCTCCAATCATGACCCGGACTGGCTGCAGAAATTCCGCGCGGCCGTGACCGGCTTTCCCGAGATCACCGGCGTCTACCGCATGTCGGGCGACCTCGATTATGTGCTGAGAGCCCGCGTCGCCGACGTGAAGGCCTATGACCGCCTCTACCAGCGGCTGATCGCCAAGGTGGCATTGTCGGACGTCTCGGCCTCCTTCGTCATGGAGGAGATCAAGGAGACGACCGTGGTGCCGGTGGAACTGCGGTAG
- the dut gene encoding dUTP diphosphatase: MRTAVHPSSVIGPTVGFVRLPHGEGLPLPAYESAGAAGMDLRAAVPEDRPLLILPGKRALVPTGLVLEIPEGMEGQVRPRSGLAFKHGLTVLNSPGTVDSDYRGEVKVLLVNLGDEDFAVTRGMRIAQIVFAAVTQVTVEERALAGGTTRGAGGFGSTGTA, translated from the coding sequence ATGCGCACGGCTGTCCATCCTTCCTCCGTCATCGGCCCCACCGTCGGTTTCGTCAGGCTTCCGCATGGCGAAGGCCTGCCTCTGCCGGCCTATGAGAGCGCGGGCGCCGCCGGCATGGATTTGCGGGCCGCGGTGCCGGAAGACCGGCCGCTGCTCATCCTACCGGGAAAACGCGCTTTGGTGCCGACCGGGCTCGTCCTGGAAATTCCGGAAGGCATGGAAGGCCAGGTGCGGCCGCGCTCGGGCCTTGCCTTCAAGCATGGCCTCACGGTCCTCAACTCGCCCGGCACCGTCGACAGCGACTATCGCGGCGAGGTGAAAGTGCTGCTGGTCAATCTCGGCGATGAGGATTTCGCGGTGACGCGCGGCATGCGCATCGCCCAGATCGTCTTCGCCGCCGTGACCCAGGTCACGGTCGAGGAGCGCGCGCTGGCCGGCGGCACGACGCGCGGCGCGGGCGGTTTCGGGTCGACCGGCACCGCCTAA
- a CDS encoding HAD family phosphatase — protein MQVPKLVIFDCDGILVDTENLANRRLAEWLSAAGFATNFEYCRKHFSGRSMVSVQKEIEEATEVRLGADFVERWNAGLPDLFSHGVEAIPYVREFVEAVRAAGIAYCVASSARVSKMHITLGQTGLLPLFAHAMFSSTMVGRGKPFPDLFLHAAKTTGFAPVDCIVIEDSVAGTQAGIAAGMRVFSYHADPFTDRDGLAAAGGILFDDMRELAKLVPIR, from the coding sequence ATGCAAGTTCCAAAACTGGTCATTTTCGACTGCGACGGGATCCTGGTCGACACGGAAAACCTTGCCAATCGGCGCCTCGCCGAATGGCTGAGCGCCGCCGGCTTTGCGACGAACTTCGAATATTGCCGAAAGCACTTCTCCGGCCGCAGCATGGTCTCGGTGCAAAAAGAGATCGAAGAGGCGACCGAGGTCAGACTCGGCGCCGACTTCGTCGAGCGCTGGAATGCCGGCCTGCCGGATCTTTTTTCGCACGGCGTCGAGGCGATCCCTTATGTGCGTGAGTTCGTCGAAGCCGTCCGCGCGGCCGGCATCGCCTATTGCGTCGCCTCCTCGGCTCGGGTCTCGAAAATGCATATCACGCTCGGCCAAACCGGGCTTTTGCCGCTGTTCGCGCACGCCATGTTCTCCTCCACCATGGTCGGGCGCGGCAAGCCGTTCCCGGACCTCTTCCTGCATGCGGCCAAGACGACGGGCTTCGCGCCGGTCGACTGCATCGTCATCGAGGACAGCGTCGCGGGAACGCAAGCCGGCATAGCCGCCGGCATGCGCGTTTTCTCCTACCACGCCGATCCGTTCACCGACCGTGACGGCCTCGCGGCGGCCGGCGGCATATTATTCGACGACATGCGGGAACTGGCAAAGCTGGTGCCGATCCGCTGA
- a CDS encoding oxaloacetate decarboxylase — translation MDKGKIFRDLHASTFVMPNPWDIGTTKLLASFGFKALATTSAGFAFSRGLPDGAVTFEAMIHHCRDVTAATDLPVSADLERGKGDSPEQAAETIFAAEAAGLAGCSIEDHTGDPANPIYDFSHATERVAAAVEAARALKHDFVFTARAENFLWGKTDLDDTIKRLQAFEKAGADVLYAPGISDVDMVRTICSSVSRPVNVMARPGFTVADLAMAGVKRISLGPWLTSFAYGMLETAAREIQQDGTFGFTRAAMPFGKLQALFREGKEQD, via the coding sequence ATGGACAAGGGCAAGATTTTTCGCGATCTGCATGCCTCCACCTTCGTTATGCCCAACCCGTGGGACATAGGCACGACCAAGCTTCTGGCTTCCTTCGGTTTCAAAGCGCTGGCGACCACCAGCGCCGGCTTCGCCTTCTCGCGCGGCCTGCCGGACGGCGCCGTGACCTTCGAAGCCATGATCCACCATTGCCGCGACGTGACCGCGGCAACCGACCTGCCGGTTTCGGCCGATCTCGAACGCGGCAAGGGCGACAGCCCCGAGCAGGCCGCCGAAACCATCTTCGCGGCGGAAGCCGCCGGGCTCGCCGGCTGCTCGATCGAGGACCACACGGGCGACCCCGCCAACCCGATCTACGATTTCTCTCATGCGACCGAACGCGTCGCCGCCGCCGTCGAGGCGGCCCGGGCGCTCAAGCACGATTTCGTCTTCACCGCGCGGGCCGAGAATTTCCTCTGGGGCAAGACGGACCTCGACGACACGATCAAGCGGCTGCAGGCCTTCGAGAAGGCCGGCGCCGATGTGCTTTATGCGCCAGGCATCAGCGACGTCGACATGGTGCGCACGATCTGCTCGTCGGTGAGCCGGCCGGTCAATGTGATGGCCCGCCCCGGTTTCACCGTCGCCGACCTCGCCATGGCCGGCGTCAAGCGCATCTCGCTCGGGCCGTGGCTGACCAGTTTCGCCTATGGCATGCTGGAGACGGCGGCGCGCGAGATCCAACAGGACGGCACTTTCGGCTTCACCCGGGCGGCAATGCCGTTCGGCAAGCTGCAGGCGCTGTTCCGGGAGGGCAAGGAGCAGGACTAG
- a CDS encoding sulfate transporter family protein gives MILDAARAAASRLFSPEFRFVFLKTLGLTLLALLALWVGAESLLEWLAWPWLQTLLPGLPSWAGWLGGIIAGIVLAVGMALLIAPVTAIVAGLFLDDIAEVVERTDYPDDPPGRAVPALHSLALAIKFFGVVVLGNIVALLLLLVPGVNIAAFFIVNGYLLGREFFEFAAMRFRPEAEAKALRRKYAGTVFLAGLVIALFLAVPLLNLLTPLFAAAMMVHLHKAVSARGPV, from the coding sequence GTGATCCTAGATGCTGCCCGCGCCGCCGCCAGCCGGCTGTTCTCGCCTGAATTCCGTTTCGTCTTCCTCAAGACGCTGGGGCTGACGCTGCTCGCTCTGCTGGCGCTGTGGGTCGGCGCCGAGAGCCTGCTCGAATGGCTGGCCTGGCCGTGGCTGCAGACGCTGCTGCCGGGCCTGCCGTCCTGGGCCGGGTGGCTGGGCGGCATCATCGCCGGCATTGTCCTGGCGGTGGGGATGGCCTTGCTCATCGCGCCTGTGACGGCGATCGTTGCCGGCCTGTTCCTCGACGATATCGCCGAAGTCGTCGAGCGCACCGACTATCCCGACGATCCGCCCGGCCGCGCCGTGCCGGCGCTGCATTCGCTGGCGCTGGCGATCAAATTCTTCGGCGTGGTGGTTCTCGGCAACATCGTCGCGTTGCTCTTGCTGCTGGTGCCGGGCGTCAACATTGCCGCCTTCTTCATCGTCAACGGCTATCTGCTCGGCCGCGAATTCTTCGAATTCGCCGCCATGCGTTTTCGCCCTGAAGCCGAGGCCAAGGCGCTGCGCCGCAAATATGCCGGCACGGTGTTTCTGGCCGGACTGGTCATTGCCCTGTTCCTCGCCGTGCCGCTGCTCAACCTTCTGACGCCGCTTTTCGCGGCCGCCATGATGGTGCATCTGCACAAGGCGGTTTCGGCGCGGGGCCCGGTCTAG